The following DNA comes from Gemmatimonadaceae bacterium.
CTGGCAATACACTATCGCGATAGTCGTGCGACTGCGAGGCAAATAACGCGTCGCTAGGCATGCTGACTACCCGCGAGCGAATGCCCTTTGCCGCCAACTCATCGTGCGCCTCCATGATCAGAGCAACCTCGGATCCGCTCGACATCAGCACGACCTGCGGTGCCCCACCTGGGGCGTCAGCAAGCACATACGCCCCCCGAGCCAACCCGCCAGCCGACGCGAACTTTTCGCGGTCGATGAACCCGAGTTTCTGCCGTGTCAGCACAAGCGCAACCGGACCATGGTGCTTGAGTGCCGCCCTCCACGCTTCGGCCGTTTCAGTTGCATCTGCCGGCCGAATAACTGTGAAACCGGGAATCGCGCGGAGGGTGCTCAGATGCTCGATGGGCTGATGCGTCGGACCGTCCTCGCCAAGCCCGATCGAATCGTGAGTGAACACGTAGATGACGTGCTGCTTCATGAACGCGGCGAGCCGCAAGGTTGGACGCATGTAATCCGAGAAGATCAGGAACGTCGCACCGTAAGGGATTATTCCACCGTGTACCGCCATCCCGTTCATCACCGAGCCCATGCCGTGCTCACGAATCCCGAAGTGGAAATTGCGCCCGGCATAGTCATCAGCGCTGATGTGCGCGCCTTCCTTCACAATGGTGTTTGTGGAAGATGCGAGGTCGGCCGAACCGCCGATCAACTCCGGGATCCTCGGCGCGATTGCGTTGAGAACGATGCCTGACGCGGCGCGGCTGGCAACGTTCCCGTTATCCGCGGTGAAATCAGGAATCAGATCTTCCCAACCGTCGAGAAGTTCACCGCGCATCCTGCGTTCCAGCTCGGCAGCGTCCGATGCATTCGCTGACTTATAGGCGTCATACCTCTTCTGCCACTCCGCTTCGAGCTTGCTGCCGCGTACCGACATTGTCCGCCAGTGCTGCAACGCTTCGGGTGGAACGTAGAACGGTTCCATCGAGGAGACACCGAGCGCTGCTTTTGCAAGCCCGATCTCCTCCGCACCCAGGGGCGACCCGTGCGCTTCGGCGGTGTCGATCTTGTTGGGACTGCCGTATCCAATGTGTGACCGAACGACGATCAGCGACGGTTTATCGCGGACCTTCTTCGCCGCATCGATCGCGGCATCGATTGCATCGAGATCATTTGCATCCTCGACGCGCTGCACATGCCAGTGATACGCCTCGAATCGTTTCGCGGTATCGTCGCTGAAAGTGAGTCCGGTATCACCTTCGATCGTGATGTGGTTGTCGTCGTAGAATCCGATGAGCTTGCCGAGTCTGAGGTGGCCGGCGTAAGACGACACTTCATGCGACACACCCTCCATGATGTCACCATCGCTGGCGATGAAATACGTGTTGTGGTCGATGATATCCAAACCGTCGCGGTTGAACGTCGCCGCCATGTGAGCTTCGGCGATAGCCATGCCGACGGAATTACCGATTCCCTGTCCAAGTGGCCCGGTGGTCGTCTCGACGCCGGGAGTGTAGTCGTACTCCGGGTGGCCAGGCGTCTTGCTCTCCCACTGCCGGAACTGCTTGAGGTCGTCGAGCGTGAGGTCGTATCCAGTGAGATAGAGCACGCTATACAGAAGCATCGATGCGTGACCGGCCGAGAGAACGAAGCGGTCGCGGTTCAACCATTGAGGATTGGCTGGGTTGTAACGCAGGTGTCTCGTCCACAAAACGTACGCGAGCGGAGCAAGCGCCATCGGTGTGCCGGGATGTCCGGAATCTGCCTTTTGCACTGCGTCCATCGAGAGGACGCGGATGGCATTGATGCAGAGGTCATCGATTGACGACGAGTTAATGGGTGGAGCAACTGGCGATGAGGCAGGCATCTGGGTCTCGAATAATCGCGGTGATGACACGGCCGTCAGGTCTGGAACTTAGCCGATCGGGATAACTATTCAGGCGTTGGGGCCGGGGAGTTCCAGTGGCAACCGGATATTCGGCAGCAGCGCTTCGATCTCGAAGCGCCGGGGCTCAAGCCATTCGGGGAGCTTCAGTGCCTGGCCCAGTGTTTCAATAGACTCGTCGACAGTAAAGCCCGGCGAATTTGTGGCAATCTCGAAGAGTACGCCGCCGGGCTCGCGAAAATATATGGATTTGAAATAATCGCGGTCCAGCTGTGGGGTAACGTTGTGACCGCGCGCAACAAGGTCTTCTCTCACTGCCAGCTGCTCGTCGTCACCGGGGGCACGGAACGCGACATGATGAACGGTTCCCGCACCCATAACTCCGGGCCAGAGACCGGGCACACAGCGCAGGTCAACAATCGAGCCCGGTCCCGGATCGGCGGCGGCGTACCGGAAAATGCTTGCCTGCTCTCGGACAGGACGAAACCCGAGGCACTCGGTGAGCAGTTTGCCGGTGAGCTCGTAGCTCTCCTGCCATAGCGTTAGCGAATAGACACCGCGTAGCGAATGGGCGGCAGGAACACCAGAGCCCGACCAACCCGCTCGCGTTTCCGCGGATGGATGTGCGACAAGCTCCCCAAGCAATCCGTCAGGATCCTTGAATCCAATGATCCTCTCGTCATCGAACCGCGATTTCGGCTGGTCGAACTCGACATTGTACCTGATGAATCGTTCGATCCAGAACCCGACCGAGCCCGGAAGGATGGCGAATGACGTGACCGCGATCTGCCCTGCCCCCTGACGCCCCCTTCGACTGCCAGGCCAGGGGAAAAAGGTAAGTATGCTTCCGGGCGTGCCATCGGTATCGCCGAAGTAGAAATGGTATGTAGTAGGATCGTCAAAATTCACAGTGCGTTTCACGAGGCGCATGCCGAGGACGCCAGCGTAGAAGTCGAGATTGCGCTGTGGATCGCTGGCGATAGCGGTTACGTGGTGGATGCCAGCGGTAACCATACTCAAGGCACGATGTCGGGCAGGGGGCCGTGGAAAGCGAACTCCGAAACATGCTTCCGCGAGCTTGGCGTCTCACGTTTCCTGTTGTACTCGTCAAGGTCTGCCACGTCACCATACATGCCAATCGCGATCGCGGCCATTATTTCGTATTTATCGGCGGGAGCATTGAGAACAACATGCGCCTGCTCGACGTTGAAGCCGGCCATTGCGTGTGCGTAGAGACCAAGTATGCGCGCCTGGAGGGCGAGCGATAGCCAGGATGACCCTGCATCGAACTGGGCATGCCGGTTTGGCTTGCCTGATTTCGCCAGATTCAGCCGGGTCATCACGAAGGCAATCATCGGAGCGTGCCGAACCCAGATCCGGTTGAACTTATCGAGGAGGGGGAGGAACCGCGCCAGCTGGTCCGGCGTCGTGGCATAGACGTATGTCCACGGTTGCTCGTTGTTCGCCGACGGGGCCCACCGCGCTGCTTCGAGAAGTGTGAGAATGGTTACTTCCGTCAGCGGCTCGGACGAGAATGCGCGGGGGGACCAGCGGTCAAGGAACATAGCGTCGACGGGCGCGTCGGGTACGCGACCGTTGGTAATCTGGGACCTGTTTGAAGGCTCTGACATTTTCAGGGAAAGCCGATCGTCAGGGCGTTGCTACTCGTCCATTTCCCCATCGGCGGGATTGGCGCGTTTGTCGGAGCTAACCCGCGGCGCTCCCCCTTCGCCCCCATAGCTGCCCTCATGCTCAGCAGATCGCTCTTTCTCGCTTCCCTCGGGATTCGGCGTTCCGGAATTCATCTTGCCCGACTTTTTCGTTCGGTCATCCGTATCGGCAGCCATCTGTTCCTTGTCAGTCCGGTGTGTCATACATTACGCCTCGATTCTGGGGATACCGTCATCAGGGCAATGCACATGCCGCAGGGAAAGAAGCATTTGTCCGAGAAAAGCGGATCATCCGCCAGCCACTCGCGCTTCCGAAGCCTGAGCGACCCGGAGACGCTGGCAAAAATCGCGCAGAATCTGGAAGAAGGGATCTACATAACGACGGAGTCAGGGGAGATACTCGACGCGAACCCCGCTTTTCTTCGCATCTTCGGGGTCGAGACTCTCGACGAACTGAAAAACTACCGTGTAAGCGACTTCATGGACGCCGAGGTGAGAAAACGTGAAGTCGCGTTACTCGAGCGCGAAGGATCGTTGCGCGACCGCGAGCTTCAAATACGCCGCCGTGACGGAGCGGTGCGGACCGTACTCGACACGTGGTATTTGATTACCGACCCCGATACGGGAGACACCGTCTTCCACGGAATTCTGGTGGATATTACCGGTCGGAAAAATCTGGAGAGGAAGCTCGTCGAGCAGAGCATCCGCGATCCGCTCACGGGCTGCTACAATCGACGGCACCTTGCCACGATCTACTCCAGAGAATACCGCCCTGAAGCCACCTGGGGATGCATCTATGTGGATGTCGATCATTTCAAGCAGTACAACGACACTCACGGTCATGCCGCCGGTGATAACGTGCTGATGAAGATGAGCCGGTTTCTGATGCGGCATGTTCGCGCCGAGGAAGCAGTGGTGAGAATGGGTGGTGATGAGTTCCTCGTCGTGCTTGCGGATACGAGTCGCGACGAAGCCCATATGGTCGCCAGGCGAATCGAATCCGCCGGGCTCAAGGACGCGCCCGTGTCATTCAGCCTTGGCTGGGCAGCGCGTGAGGGTGGCGAAAAATTCGAAGAGACGGTTAACCGTGCCGACCGCGAGCTGATCGACGTGCGAGTGATAAAGCGTCCGGGGCGCTACACTCGCCGGACGCCGTCGGAGGGAGACAGCAGCTCTGATTGATGCCAGCGACTGATTGATTCGCTGACGGGGTGTGCAACGGCGGAAGCCAGGTGCGTCTTACGGATATCCAATAACCCGAGACCGCCATGCGCGCTCTGCTTTCCCTGTTCGTGCTGACATTGTTTTCGTCTGGTCTTCCCGCACAGGGCCTGGTGCTGTCCCGCCCCTGCGCTATGCGCCCATGTCTGCAGGGCCAGCCGTGTGCGCCATGCCGGCCTCAAGGTCCGTCAGTAACGCGACAGTCGAGCGACGTGCGCGCGGAGCTTGTCGATCGTGTTCTCCGATTCGAGATCACGGAGACTTTCGTCAATCGCGGTTCGGGGCTCGGGGAAGCCGATTACATCTTTCCGCTGCCAGGAGGCGCAGCGTTCCAGGACCTCAAGCTTTCAATCAACGGCGAGCTTGTGTCGGGCGAGCTGATGGATGCCGGCCGGGCGCGTCAGATTTACGAACAGATCGTGAGACAGCAACGCGATCCCGCGTTGGTCGAGTGGATGGGGTACGGCATGCTGCGCGCACGGATTTTCCCTATCGCGCCGGGCGAAGTAAAAAAAGTCGTGGTGCGTTTTCAGATGGTGGCGGAACGAGAAGGCGATGCGCTTCGCGTCGACTATTTCCGGGGAAATGCAATTCCCGGTGTCGCGGTCAGAGGGGATGCGACGGGCGGACGCGGGATGGGTGGCGGCGATGATATGCGCCGCGGCGACAGCAGAGAGATATCGGGCTCACGAGGATCCTTCGTCCTTGTCTATCCGACAGACCCTGCGTACGGGACGGCATACTCGCCGACACATTCGATCGCGACGGATCGACGCGGCAGCAGGCGTGAGGTAAGAGTCAACGGCGATGCAAGCGAGATTACTCTTCTCGTTCCGGTTCGCCGGTCGTCCGAGCCCGCTATCTCGGTTCTGACGCATGCATCGTCGCGAGAGAACGGGTTTGCTCTCATAACATTGTCTCCGCCGTCCATATCACCACGCGTCACTGCGCGTGACGTGACACTCGTGCTCGACGCGTCAGGGTCGATGTCGGGAGTGAAAATCAGGCAGGCGCGGGCTGCAGGCAGGCAGGTGCTGGCCACGCTGAGTACGAACGACCGATTCAGGCTGATCGACTTTTCCACCGACGTACGGAGCTTTCGGGATGATTTCGTGAGAGCGACACCGGACAACATCGCCGCAGCAACGCGGTATCTCGAAACCGTTGACGCGTCGGGGTCGACAAACATCTCAGGAGCACTCGACGCCGCACTGGAGGGCGCCGCCGCCCCTGGCAGGCTGAACCTCGTGTTGTTCGTGACTGATGGTGAGCCAACTGTTGGCGAACGACGCCCTGACGCGATTGCTTCACGCGTTGCCCTGCAGAGGGGCAACCGGAGAATCTTTTCGTTTGGAGTGGGAGCTGATCTCAACGCAGCACTTGTCGAGCGGCTCGCGGTCGAGGGCCGTGGTACCGCGCATTTCGTAAGACCGGAGGAGGATGTGGAACGAGTGATGTCGGTTGTCGTAAGCCGGCTCACCAACCCGGTTGTGACGGACTTGCGCGTATCGGCAGAGGGGGTGCGGCTGCTCAAGCGGCATCCGACGGCCACGGCTGATATCTTCGCCGGACAGGATTACGTGATGCTGGCGCGGTATGACGGCAGCGGTGTTTCGAGGATCAGATTCGATGGGCAGTCGGCCGATGGTCCGGTGTCGTGGAGTACCCGCGTTTCGTTCCCATCGACCGCGAGACAGAATGCGTTTGTCGCCAGGTTGTGGGCTACGCAGCGGGTCGGCTACCTGAGTGCGGAGAAGCGAAAAAGCGGCGCATCACGAGAGGTCGACGACGAAATCCGCGAGCTCGGTGAGAAGTATGCGATTCCGACAGAGTTCTCCTCCTACCTGGTGCTGGAGCCAGGCATGACGGGCGCACTCGATCAAACCATTCGGAGGGGCCGTGCAGGGGGTGCCGCTGTCGCAGTCGGTGTCACCGGCTCTCGCCGCGATGCGAATGCCGCGATTACACCTTCCCCTGCGGCGCCCGCGGCGAACGTGCAATCGTTCGAAGCGGCAAGGGCATCGGCAATGCAGAGGTCCGCCACGACACTGGGCATTACCAATGAGGCAGACTTCAGCGGAAAGGCCGTCGGTACCAGACGAGCAGGTACAAGGTCGTTTACGATGCGCGACGGAATCTGGACAGACACCCGAAAAAAAGACTCGATGCGTGTCGTGAAGGTGCGCCCATACTCTGCTTCCTACTTCAAACTAATCGAGCTGATCCCGGAACTCGCTGAATCATTCGCTCTCGGCGACCGGGTAATCGTAGCGGGCCGAGCCGTCGCGGTGGAAGTCGCAGTCAGCGCAGCTGAAAGGCTCAGCGACTTGGAACTCAGGCTGGTTCAGGCGCACTGGTGATCACTTGACCGACGTCGAACGCCTGTTCCGCACCTATAACACCGCTCTTGTGCGTTATCTCACACGGCGGCTGGGTGACAGGGACTGGGCCGAGGAGGTCGCGCAGGAAACTTTCGTGCGCGCACTCCGCCAGGAAACGATTACCAACGAACGCGCCTGGCTGTTTCAGGTGGCGACGAATCTGGTGCGGGACGAAGCACGCAAGGATGCCCGACGCAGGC
Coding sequences within:
- the tkt gene encoding transketolase, with the protein product MPASSPVAPPINSSSIDDLCINAIRVLSMDAVQKADSGHPGTPMALAPLAYVLWTRHLRYNPANPQWLNRDRFVLSAGHASMLLYSVLYLTGYDLTLDDLKQFRQWESKTPGHPEYDYTPGVETTTGPLGQGIGNSVGMAIAEAHMAATFNRDGLDIIDHNTYFIASDGDIMEGVSHEVSSYAGHLRLGKLIGFYDDNHITIEGDTGLTFSDDTAKRFEAYHWHVQRVEDANDLDAIDAAIDAAKKVRDKPSLIVVRSHIGYGSPNKIDTAEAHGSPLGAEEIGLAKAALGVSSMEPFYVPPEALQHWRTMSVRGSKLEAEWQKRYDAYKSANASDAAELERRMRGELLDGWEDLIPDFTADNGNVASRAASGIVLNAIAPRIPELIGGSADLASSTNTIVKEGAHISADDYAGRNFHFGIREHGMGSVMNGMAVHGGIIPYGATFLIFSDYMRPTLRLAAFMKQHVIYVFTHDSIGLGEDGPTHQPIEHLSTLRAIPGFTVIRPADATETAEAWRAALKHHGPVALVLTRQKLGFIDREKFASAGGLARGAYVLADAPGGAPQVVLMSSGSEVALIMEAHDELAAKGIRSRVVSMPSDALFASQSHDYRDSVLPVAVPRVAVEAAHPMSWYRWVGSNGIVIGIDRFGSSAPYKELYEKLGISVSKIVEAAESLV
- a CDS encoding ring-cleaving dioxygenase translates to MVTAGIHHVTAIASDPQRNLDFYAGVLGMRLVKRTVNFDDPTTYHFYFGDTDGTPGSILTFFPWPGSRRGRQGAGQIAVTSFAILPGSVGFWIERFIRYNVEFDQPKSRFDDERIIGFKDPDGLLGELVAHPSAETRAGWSGSGVPAAHSLRGVYSLTLWQESYELTGKLLTECLGFRPVREQASIFRYAAADPGPGSIVDLRCVPGLWPGVMGAGTVHHVAFRAPGDDEQLAVREDLVARGHNVTPQLDRDYFKSIYFREPGGVLFEIATNSPGFTVDESIETLGQALKLPEWLEPRRFEIEALLPNIRLPLELPGPNA
- a CDS encoding nitroreductase family protein; the protein is MSEPSNRSQITNGRVPDAPVDAMFLDRWSPRAFSSEPLTEVTILTLLEAARWAPSANNEQPWTYVYATTPDQLARFLPLLDKFNRIWVRHAPMIAFVMTRLNLAKSGKPNRHAQFDAGSSWLSLALQARILGLYAHAMAGFNVEQAHVVLNAPADKYEIMAAIAIGMYGDVADLDEYNRKRETPSSRKHVSEFAFHGPLPDIVP
- a CDS encoding sensor domain-containing diguanylate cyclase — encoded protein: MHMPQGKKHLSEKSGSSASHSRFRSLSDPETLAKIAQNLEEGIYITTESGEILDANPAFLRIFGVETLDELKNYRVSDFMDAEVRKREVALLEREGSLRDRELQIRRRDGAVRTVLDTWYLITDPDTGDTVFHGILVDITGRKNLERKLVEQSIRDPLTGCYNRRHLATIYSREYRPEATWGCIYVDVDHFKQYNDTHGHAAGDNVLMKMSRFLMRHVRAEEAVVRMGGDEFLVVLADTSRDEAHMVARRIESAGLKDAPVSFSLGWAAREGGEKFEETVNRADRELIDVRVIKRPGRYTRRTPSEGDSSSD
- a CDS encoding VIT domain-containing protein, encoding MRALLSLFVLTLFSSGLPAQGLVLSRPCAMRPCLQGQPCAPCRPQGPSVTRQSSDVRAELVDRVLRFEITETFVNRGSGLGEADYIFPLPGGAAFQDLKLSINGELVSGELMDAGRARQIYEQIVRQQRDPALVEWMGYGMLRARIFPIAPGEVKKVVVRFQMVAEREGDALRVDYFRGNAIPGVAVRGDATGGRGMGGGDDMRRGDSREISGSRGSFVLVYPTDPAYGTAYSPTHSIATDRRGSRREVRVNGDASEITLLVPVRRSSEPAISVLTHASSRENGFALITLSPPSISPRVTARDVTLVLDASGSMSGVKIRQARAAGRQVLATLSTNDRFRLIDFSTDVRSFRDDFVRATPDNIAAATRYLETVDASGSTNISGALDAALEGAAAPGRLNLVLFVTDGEPTVGERRPDAIASRVALQRGNRRIFSFGVGADLNAALVERLAVEGRGTAHFVRPEEDVERVMSVVVSRLTNPVVTDLRVSAEGVRLLKRHPTATADIFAGQDYVMLARYDGSGVSRIRFDGQSADGPVSWSTRVSFPSTARQNAFVARLWATQRVGYLSAEKRKSGASREVDDEIRELGEKYAIPTEFSSYLVLEPGMTGALDQTIRRGRAGGAAVAVGVTGSRRDANAAITPSPAAPAANVQSFEAARASAMQRSATTLGITNEADFSGKAVGTRRAGTRSFTMRDGIWTDTRKKDSMRVVKVRPYSASYFKLIELIPELAESFALGDRVIVAGRAVAVEVAVSAAERLSDLELRLVQAHW